The Mycolicibacterium duvalii DNA window CCGGCGGGTGTCTTCATCGAGGTCCAGCCGGAACAGGAAGTCCTGCAACAGCTCCCGGTACTGCGGCCGACAGGTGTCGTCACCCAGCGAGGTGATCTCCAGCCGGAAGCCGTCGAGTCCCAGCGCACGGAAGCCCGCGTCGGCCACCGCGATCACCTCGGCGTCCAGCGCCGGGTCGTCGACCCCGATCGCCTCCACGCCGACCTGCTGCAGCTGGCGGTAGCGGCCGGCCTGCGGCCGCTCGTAACGGAAGAACGGTCCCGCGTAGCACAGCTTCACGGGCAGCGCTGCGCGGTCGAGACCGTGCTCGATCACCGCGCGCATCACCCCGGCAGTGCCCTCCGGGCGCAGCGTCACCGACCGGTCGCCCCGGTCGGCGAACGTGTACATCTCTTTGGACACCACGTCCGTGGACTCCCCCACGCCCCGGGCGAACAGGTTGGTGTCCTCGAAGATCGGCAGCTCGATGTCGCCGTATCCGGCGCGGCGGGCCGCGTCGAGCAGACCGCCGCGCACGGCGACGAATTCGGCGGACTCCGGCGGCAGATAGTCCGGGACGCCCTTGGGCGCCGCGAAAGAGGTGGGTGTTGTGGACGGGCTAGCGGTCACGCTGTCAGGCCTTCGAGGAATGGGTTGGTGTGGCGTTCGATGCCGATGGTGCTCCGCTCACCGTGCCCCGGCAGCACCAGGGTGTCGTCGTCGAGGACCAGCAGCTTCGTCACGATCGACTCCAGCAGGTCACGGCCGCTGCCGCCGGGCAGATCGGTGCGTCCGACCGACGACCGGAACAGAGTGTCACCGGTGAAGGCGACCTGGTCGGGCCCCTGCTCGACGCGGAACACGACGGAGCCTTGTGTGTGGCCCGGGGTGTGATCGACGGTCACGGTGACTCCGCCGAGCTCGATCTTGTCGCCGTCGCGATCGAGTTCGAGCACCTGCTTGGGTTCCCGGAACAGGGCCGCGACGGCGAGCCGACCCACACCGACCAGCAGTCCCTGCCCGAAACCCTTGATCGGGTCGCTGAGCATGTAGCGGTCGGCGGGATGGATGAAGGTCGGGCACCCGAAGGTGTCGGCGACCTTCTGCGCGGACCACATGTGGTCGATGTGCCCGTGGGTCAGCAACACCGCCGCCGGGGTCAGCCGGTTTTCGTCCAGGATCCGCCGCAGCGGCCCCATGGCCCGCTGACCGGGGTCGACGACGATGGCGTCGGCGCCCTGGCGTGGGGCCAGCACATAGCAGTTGCACGCCAACATGCCGGCCGGGAATCCGGTGATCAACACCCGTCCAGCTTCCCACGCCCGACTCGCATGGCACACTCGGTGCCGACCGATCGCCACTCGAGGAGGACACCGGCCGTGCCGACGAACGAACAACGGCGAGCCAACGCCAAGCGCAAGCTGGAGCGTCAGCTGGAGCGGCGTGCCGAGAACGAGCGCAAGCGCCGCCTGTACACCATCGTCGGGTCCGCGGTCGCCGCCGTCGTCGTCATCGGTGCGGTGGCGGCCACCATCGTGCTGACCAACCGCGACTCCGGCGATACCGGCGCATCCGGGTCGACCACCACGTCCACGGCGCCCTCGGAATCCTCCCCCTTCGACGTCCCGCCGCCCGCCGGGGCCGCCGCTCTGCCCCCGTTCGCCGCTCCCGCCGGCCTGGGCAGCGACTGCCAGTACCCGGCGGCTGCGGAGGAGGCCAGCAAGGAGAACACTGCGCCGCGCACCGGACAGGTGCCCACCGAACCCGAGCAGGTCAGTGCCAGCATGGCGACCAACCAGGGCAACATCGGCCTGCAGCTCGACAACGGCAAGTCGCCGTGCACCGTCAACAGCTTCGCGAGCCTGGCCCAGCAGGGCTATTTCGACAACACCCCGTGCCACCGGCTGACCACCAGCGAGTCCCTCGGAGTGCTGCAGTGCGGTGACCCGACCGGTCAGGGCACCGGCGGGCCCGGCTACCAGTTCGCCAACGAGTACCCGACCAACCAGTACCAACCCGACGACCCGGCACTGAACGAGCCCGTCGTCTACCCGCGCGGCACGCTGGCGATGGCCAACGCCGGACCGGGCACCAACGGCAGCCAGTTCTTCCTCGTCTATCAGGATTCGCAGCTGCCGCCGCTCTACACGGTGTTCGGCACGATCGACGAAACCGGCCTGGCGACCCTGGACAAGATCGCCGCCGAGGGTGTCGAGGGCGGCGGCCAGGACGGCCCGCCCGCCCTGCAAACCACGGTGAAGTCGATCGCGCTGGACTGAGCGCTCAGGCCGCTGACGTGACGCGGTACACGTCGTAGACACCCTCGACATTTCGCACCACGTTGAGCACGTGACCCAGATGTTTGGGGTCACCCATCTCGAAGGTGAAGCGGCTGATCGCCACCCGGTCGTTGGACGTCGTCACCGATGCCGACAGGATGTTGACCTTCTCGTCGGCGAGCACCCGGGTCACGTCTGAGAGCAGTCGGTGCCGGTCGAGCGCCTCGACCTGGATGGCCACCAGGAACACCGAGTGCGGCGACGGCGCCCATTGCACGTCGATGATCCGTTCGGACTGCTGTTGCAGCGACGACGCATTGGTGCAGTCGGTGCGGTGCACGCTCACACCGCCGCCACGCGTCACGAAGCCCATGATGTTGTCGCCAGGGACGGGCGTACAGCACTTCGCCAGCTTCGTCAGCACCCCCGGCGCGCCGGGCACCGAGACGCCGACGTCGTCGCTGGTGCGTTGCCGCACCGGCATCGCCGACGGCGTGGACCGCTCGGCCAGTTCATCGGTGGCGTCGTCGTCGTCGCCGACCTGGGCGACCAGTCGCTGAACCACGTGGCGCGCCGACACGTGCCCCTCGCCGACGGCGGTGTAGAGCGCCGAGAGGTCGGCGTAGCGAAGCTCGCGGGCCAGCGCCGCCATCGACTCCGCGGTCATCAGGCGCTGCAACGGAAGCCCGCCGCGGCGTACCTCCCGGGCGATGGCCTCCTTACCGGCCTCGAGCGCCTCCTCGCGGCGCTCCTTGGCGAACCACTGCCGGATCTTGGCCTTGGCGCGCGGCGACACCACGAAGCTCTGCCAGTCCCGCGACGGACCGGCATTGAGCGCCTTGGAGGTGAAGATCTCGACGACCTCCCCGTTCTCCAGCTTGCGCTCCAGCGCCACCAGGCGCCCGTTGACCCGCGCGCCGATGCAGCGGTGCCCGACCTCGGTGTGCACCGCGTATGCGAAATCGACCGGCGTCGATCCGGCCGGCAGCGTGATCACATCGCCCTTCGGGGTGAACACGAAGATCTCCCGCACCGCGAGGTCATAGCGCAGCGACTCCAGGAACTCCCCCGGATCGGCGGCCTCCCGCTGCCAGTCCAGCAGCTGGCGCATCCAGGCCATGTCGTCGATCTCCGCGGCGGCGTGCCCGGCGGGTAAACCGTTGCGGCCCTTGTTTTCTTTGTAACGCCAGTGCGCGGCGATACCGTACTCGGCGGTGCGGTGCATGTCGCGGGTCCGGATCTGCACCTCCAGCGGCTTGCCCTCCGGGCCGACCACGGTGGTGTGCAGCGACTGATACACCCCGTAGCGCGGCTGGGCGATGTAGTCCTTGAACCGCCCCGCCATCGGCTGCCACAGCGAGTGCACCACACCGACCGCGGCGTAACAGTCGCGGATCTCATCGCACAGGATGCGCACGCCCACCAGGTCGTGGATGTCGTCGAAGTCGCGGCCCTTGACGATCATCTTCTGGTAGATCGACCAGTAGTGCTTGGGCCGGCCCTCGACGACGGCGTTGATCTTGGAGGCCGTCAACGTGTTGGTGATCTCGGCGCGCACCTTGGCCAGGTAGGTGTCCCGCGACGGCGCGCGGTCGGCGACCAGCCGGACGATCTCCTCGTACTTCTTGGGATGCAGGATGGCGAACGCCAGGTCCTCGAGCTCCCACTTGACGGTGGCCATACCCAGCCGATGGGCAAGGGGGGCAATGACTTCCAGCGTCTCGCGCGCCTTGCGGGCCTGCTTCTCCGGTGGCAGGAAGCGCATGGTGCGCATGTTGTGCAGCCGGTCGGCCACCTTGATCACCAGAACCCGGGGGTCGCGGGCCATCGCGATGATCATCTTCCGGATGGTTTCGCCTTCGGCGGCGGTGCCCAGGGCGACCTTGTCGAGCTTGGTGACGCCGTCGACGAGATGGCCGACCTCGACACCGAACTCGGCGGTCAGCGCCTCCAGCGTGTAGCCGGTGTCCTCGACGGTGTCGTGCAGCAGCGCTGCGATCAGCGTCGTGGTGTCCATGCCGAGCTCGGCCAAGATGTTGGCCACCGCCAGCGGATGGGTGATGTACGGGTCACCGGAGCGGCGCAGCTGATCGGCATGCCGCTGCTCGGCCACCTCGTAGGCCCGCTGCAGCAGTGTCAGGTCCGCCTTGGGATAGAACTCCCGGTGCACCGCGACCAGCGGTTCGAGGACCGGGTTGATCGCGCTGCGCTGCGACGTCATCCGGCGCGCCAGCCGAGCGCGGACCCGCCGCGACGCGCTGGTGGAGGTCTTGACGACCTCCGAGGACGGCGCCTCGGTGGCGGACGTCGCCGGTGGCGGCTGCACGACCTGGCCCGTGCGCGGACCGGTCGGGTCCTCGTCGGCCATGCTCACCTCCACAGGAGTCGCTGTTCGCAGGATATCCGTTCAGACGGTGTACAGGCTGCTGACCGGAACGGGTTGCACCACGTCACGACCGCCCAGAGCGCTCAATTCGAGCATCACCACCGCGCGGGTCACCGTCGCACCTGCTGACAGGAGCAACCGGTTGGCCGCGGCCAGTGTTCCCCCCGTCGCCAGCACATCGTCGATGACGACCACGGAGCGTCCGGCGAGGCTGATCCCGTCAGCCGGCACCTCCAGCGTGGCGCTGCCGTACTCCAGGCTGTAGGTCTGACTGAGCACCGGCGGCGGCAGCTTGCCACCCTTGCGCACGGCGAGCACCCCGATACCGAGATGCAACGCCACCGCGCCGCCGAGCAGGAAGCCGCGCGCGTCGACGCCGGCGATCAGGTCCGCACCGCGGGCGGCCTCGGCGATGGCGTGGCACACCTGGGCGAGCCCGCGTGGGTCGGCCAGCACCGGAGTCAGATCCTTGAACTGCACGCCGGGTTCGGGGAAGTCCGGCACCTCGCGCAGCAAAGATTCGATGACCTCGGCAGCGCCGTCGGACAGTGAGGTCATCGGTCCAGCCTCCAGCGGTCCATGTTCCAGCCCGCGCCCCATCGAGTGGGATTGCTGCTCACCGCGTACATCTTCGACGACGTCACCAGGGTGCGTTGTTGCCGGTACAGCGGCAGCGTGGGCATGTCTCCCCACAGAATCGGGCCCGCCTCGGCGAGCAGGCGCGCCATCTCCTTCGGGTCGGAGAGGACCGCGATGGTGGCGATGATGCCGTCGATGCGCTCGTTGGCATAACGCGGCAGATTGTTGCCGTTGCCGCTGTGCAGGCTGTAGGCGTCCACCGCCGACGAGCCCGAGGACCCGCTGCCGGCCGCGCCGCCGACACCGGCGATCAACACGTCGATCTCGTTGTTGCGCAACGACAACGGGCCGGTGTTCTCCGCGGCGGCGTCCTCGACGGTAATGCCCGCCGGTGCACACGCCGTGGCGATGACTCCGACCGTGGCGGCCAGCCTGGCGTTGGGGGTCTGATAGCCGATGCGCACAGTCAGCGGCGCGCCCTCCAGCGTGGCACGAGCCGCATCCGCATTGGCGACCGCGAACTCGTCGACCTGCGGGGTCGCTTCGGCCGGACCGTAGGCGTCCTCGCTGGCCGTGTTCAGCCGCGAGTTGGCCACAGCCGCCTCGGCGTTGCGTGCGATCACGTCCCGCGGGGTGCACAGCGCCAGCGCACGACGGGCCGGGACCGCCGCCAGCGGGCCCTGCGGCGCGAAGATCAACTGCTCGATACCCGCCGAGGCCGCGTCGGTGCGGACGTAGTCGTCGGGCAGGGTGAGCGTCCCCGCCGAGCCCGCCGCGATGTCGACGACGTCGTAGGCGCCCTCGTTGACGCGGTCCGGCAGGTCTGCACTGCGCGGCCACACCATGACCCGGTCGGTGA harbors:
- a CDS encoding ABC transporter substrate-binding protein, whose translation is MARRWAAAATVLAVLGSLGLASCSRGSAESIDYAIDGALITYNTNTVEGAASGGPQAFARVLTGFNYHGPEGQVVGDHDFGTIAVVGRTPLILDYEIKPEAVYSDGKPITCDDMVLTWAAQSGRFPAFDAASRAGYADIAGIECAPGQKKARVSFAPDRGFVDYGQLFAATSLMPSHVIADELGLGDGGVTTALQTNDTAVAERIAAVWNNTWRLTPDLDLKKFPSSGPYKLDSVTEDGAVVLVANDKWWGTKPVTDRVMVWPRSADLPDRVNEGAYDVVDIAAGSAGTLTLPDDYVRTDAASAGIEQLIFAPQGPLAAVPARRALALCTPRDVIARNAEAAVANSRLNTASEDAYGPAEATPQVDEFAVANADAARATLEGAPLTVRIGYQTPNARLAATVGVIATACAPAGITVEDAAAENTGPLSLRNNEIDVLIAGVGGAAGSGSSGSSAVDAYSLHSGNGNNLPRYANERIDGIIATIAVLSDPKEMARLLAEAGPILWGDMPTLPLYRQQRTLVTSSKMYAVSSNPTRWGAGWNMDRWRLDR
- a CDS encoding peptidylprolyl isomerase; protein product: MPTNEQRRANAKRKLERQLERRAENERKRRLYTIVGSAVAAVVVIGAVAATIVLTNRDSGDTGASGSTTTSTAPSESSPFDVPPPAGAAALPPFAAPAGLGSDCQYPAAAEEASKENTAPRTGQVPTEPEQVSASMATNQGNIGLQLDNGKSPCTVNSFASLAQQGYFDNTPCHRLTTSESLGVLQCGDPTGQGTGGPGYQFANEYPTNQYQPDDPALNEPVVYPRGTLAMANAGPGTNGSQFFLVYQDSQLPPLYTVFGTIDETGLATLDKIAAEGVEGGGQDGPPALQTTVKSIALD
- a CDS encoding adenine phosphoribosyltransferase, which codes for MTSLSDGAAEVIESLLREVPDFPEPGVQFKDLTPVLADPRGLAQVCHAIAEAARGADLIAGVDARGFLLGGAVALHLGIGVLAVRKGGKLPPPVLSQTYSLEYGSATLEVPADGISLAGRSVVVIDDVLATGGTLAAANRLLLSAGATVTRAVVMLELSALGGRDVVQPVPVSSLYTV
- a CDS encoding RelA/SpoT family protein → MADEDPTGPRTGQVVQPPPATSATEAPSSEVVKTSTSASRRVRARLARRMTSQRSAINPVLEPLVAVHREFYPKADLTLLQRAYEVAEQRHADQLRRSGDPYITHPLAVANILAELGMDTTTLIAALLHDTVEDTGYTLEALTAEFGVEVGHLVDGVTKLDKVALGTAAEGETIRKMIIAMARDPRVLVIKVADRLHNMRTMRFLPPEKQARKARETLEVIAPLAHRLGMATVKWELEDLAFAILHPKKYEEIVRLVADRAPSRDTYLAKVRAEITNTLTASKINAVVEGRPKHYWSIYQKMIVKGRDFDDIHDLVGVRILCDEIRDCYAAVGVVHSLWQPMAGRFKDYIAQPRYGVYQSLHTTVVGPEGKPLEVQIRTRDMHRTAEYGIAAHWRYKENKGRNGLPAGHAAAEIDDMAWMRQLLDWQREAADPGEFLESLRYDLAVREIFVFTPKGDVITLPAGSTPVDFAYAVHTEVGHRCIGARVNGRLVALERKLENGEVVEIFTSKALNAGPSRDWQSFVVSPRAKAKIRQWFAKERREEALEAGKEAIAREVRRGGLPLQRLMTAESMAALARELRYADLSALYTAVGEGHVSARHVVQRLVAQVGDDDDATDELAERSTPSAMPVRQRTSDDVGVSVPGAPGVLTKLAKCCTPVPGDNIMGFVTRGGGVSVHRTDCTNASSLQQQSERIIDVQWAPSPHSVFLVAIQVEALDRHRLLSDVTRVLADEKVNILSASVTTSNDRVAISRFTFEMGDPKHLGHVLNVVRNVEGVYDVYRVTSAA
- a CDS encoding MBL fold metallo-hydrolase, with translation MLITGFPAGMLACNCYVLAPRQGADAIVVDPGQRAMGPLRRILDENRLTPAAVLLTHGHIDHMWSAQKVADTFGCPTFIHPADRYMLSDPIKGFGQGLLVGVGRLAVAALFREPKQVLELDRDGDKIELGGVTVTVDHTPGHTQGSVVFRVEQGPDQVAFTGDTLFRSSVGRTDLPGGSGRDLLESIVTKLLVLDDDTLVLPGHGERSTIGIERHTNPFLEGLTA